The Pricia mediterranea genome includes a window with the following:
- a CDS encoding RagB/SusD family nutrient uptake outer membrane protein yields the protein MRHSIFLFALLVTLGFGVTSCDTYLEEEPRDLVSPGNFFNTSSEFELAIVGIYDIYKDNSLHGKIGLDRYYENGADVIGPNRVFGQVEPTQSYSLSESNIGAIDQGAGAPLTWQNLYAIVLNTNSILDQLGANENISQEEKERFEAEALFLRAYAYYHLTNLWGDVPYYRDFLPIEEIQMLPRTDKTMIRDEILVDLQQAQDLLPSSYETNDFGRASKWTAATLMVKIYLIQQKWLEARDKAVEIITTSPHDLLEDYAAVFAPDNEYNQESIWEIDFIKDTNSNDWVDHFTPRIRDEPKDPSKQDALSAALAERNEGFTGYGLAIPLPDYVNKFPMDDLRRPSNITTEYLGFELNFAYMPKMWNLDQINSPRGNHGDNKIIFRLADVYLMAAEAENELNGPAAAYQYINRVRERAYEPDQPLAGLSQEDFRQAIYDERKWELGGENHRRMDLIRWGILLDVVKNTEYRIYDPASNIQPHHVLLPIPPEELQLNPALLESDPTNNGYR from the coding sequence ATGAGACATTCAATATTTTTATTCGCACTATTGGTAACCCTGGGGTTTGGCGTTACCAGTTGTGATACCTATCTAGAAGAGGAGCCTAGGGACTTGGTTTCCCCTGGTAATTTTTTTAATACATCCTCTGAATTTGAATTAGCGATCGTAGGGATATACGATATTTATAAGGATAATTCCCTGCACGGAAAAATAGGTTTGGACCGCTATTATGAAAATGGAGCGGACGTTATCGGTCCCAACAGGGTGTTCGGGCAAGTAGAACCTACCCAGTCTTACTCGCTGAGCGAGAGTAATATCGGCGCCATAGACCAAGGTGCCGGGGCACCTCTTACTTGGCAGAACCTTTATGCCATCGTTTTGAATACGAATTCCATATTGGACCAATTGGGGGCGAACGAAAATATATCCCAAGAGGAAAAAGAAAGGTTCGAGGCCGAAGCATTGTTCTTAAGGGCATACGCGTATTATCATCTGACCAATCTTTGGGGCGATGTACCCTACTACCGCGACTTTTTACCGATCGAGGAGATACAGATGCTACCCCGAACGGATAAAACGATGATCAGGGACGAGATTTTGGTCGACCTGCAGCAAGCACAAGACCTGCTACCGTCAAGCTATGAGACCAACGACTTCGGGAGGGCCAGTAAATGGACCGCCGCCACCCTGATGGTCAAGATTTACCTAATCCAGCAAAAATGGCTGGAGGCACGGGACAAAGCCGTGGAAATTATCACTACTTCTCCTCACGATTTATTGGAAGACTATGCGGCGGTCTTTGCTCCGGACAATGAGTATAACCAAGAAAGTATATGGGAAATCGATTTTATAAAGGATACCAATTCGAATGATTGGGTAGACCACTTTACGCCCCGGATACGGGATGAGCCTAAAGATCCTTCAAAACAGGATGCTTTAAGCGCCGCACTGGCGGAAAGGAACGAAGGGTTTACCGGATACGGACTTGCAATTCCCCTGCCCGATTATGTAAACAAGTTTCCGATGGACGACTTGCGAAGACCTTCCAACATTACGACCGAATATCTCGGATTTGAACTGAACTTCGCCTATATGCCCAAGATGTGGAACTTAGATCAGATCAATTCCCCCCGGGGCAACCACGGTGACAATAAAATCATTTTCAGGTTGGCCGATGTATATCTGATGGCCGCCGAGGCAGAGAACGAACTCAATGGTCCCGCAGCCGCTTACCAATATATTAATCGGGTTCGCGAGCGGGCCTACGAGCCCGACCAGCCTCTGGCGGGACTCTCCCAAGAAGATTTTAGACAGGCGATCTATGACGAGAGAAAGTGGGAGCTGGGCGGTGAAAACCACAGAAGAATGGACCTGATCCGATGGGGCATTTTGTTGGACGTCGTTAAAAATACGGAATACCGCATCTATGACCCGGCATCCAATATACAGCCTCATCACGTATTGTTGCCCATTCCCCCCGAAGAACTTCAACTCAATCCCGCCCTATTGGAATCCGATCCAACCAACAACGGGTATCGGTAA
- a CDS encoding SusC/RagA family TonB-linked outer membrane protein: MKLKTKQLLFFLLFLQLAAIGQAQEISVSGVITDATTNEPVPGVNVVQKNTTNGVASDFDGNYSINVPSDAILIFSALGYSSQEVAVNGRTDLNVVLAEDAALLDEVVVIGYGEVRKKDLTGSVSQVGGDELANLPAARVDQTLQGRASGVQVSQISGEPGAATTIRIRGGNSIQGNNEPLWVIDGIIVGTDYNLSNLNTNDIKSIDILKDAVAVSIYGTRGANGVILVTTKSGAGAPGGTTNVSINAYGGLQSMVTQVDFLNGPEHAAYANEDAAFRNSALPFANLDNVPNVDWIDQVTQSAPVQNVDVSVSGVSENRDVNYYISGNYFDQKGLVRATGIEKYVFRANMDIKLSDMFKVGFRANISKLRQENTKFNIDALYLETTPTRAIFDSEGNYTALDPITDGITPNYEADIRLKQDHNLETNILGNVYLEFRPWENTVFRSTFSPEINDYKRNRFNPGALPDNLITDEGGDARIDNSLRVSFINENTLTYDTDIGENDHLTVLAGFTLQKTEFETNFSRSFGLSNDVTGFNNLSFGADPTRNQLGSGYDSYQLASWLGRINYSLNDKYLFTLVGRVDGSSRFAPGNKYAFFPSGAFAWKLSEEDFIKELNVFSDLKLRASYGLSGSQAIPSYRTLALLDVANTTFNGIENSGVTLGRPENPALKWETTEQLDIGLEMGFFDNRLSLEIDYYQKQTSDLLLNAQIPRQTGFVSKLQNIGQVENRGMEFLVNSINVSNDNFRWSTSLSLSANRNKVTDLGGVDFINLVTPAQQGGTGARIIVGESVPVFTGVRYLGTWKSQAEIDAAGLGGNHDVGGPRFEDTNGDGEITEDDFVVLGSPQPDFYFGIGNTLSYKNIDLDFFFQGTSGNEVFNSLTQTAYFGRSETTKYKETLNRWTPDNPDSDIPRAGAVAALSEIFNNSVMIEDASHIRLKSLRLGYNVPVEKMGLKGIKGINIYAVGTNLFVLSDFRLKDPETSQFDGDSEQESNLTTGFSRGQYPSSRTISVGTQINF; this comes from the coding sequence ATGAAACTGAAAACAAAGCAACTACTATTTTTTCTTTTATTCTTGCAACTGGCTGCCATTGGCCAGGCACAGGAGATTAGCGTATCGGGCGTCATAACCGATGCCACAACGAACGAACCGGTGCCAGGGGTCAATGTGGTTCAGAAGAACACGACCAACGGGGTAGCCAGCGATTTTGACGGGAACTACTCCATCAACGTTCCGTCCGATGCCATTCTGATCTTTAGTGCCCTGGGATATAGTTCCCAAGAGGTTGCCGTAAACGGACGGACCGACCTGAACGTGGTACTGGCGGAAGATGCCGCCCTCTTGGATGAGGTGGTGGTCATCGGTTATGGTGAAGTACGTAAAAAAGACCTAACAGGTTCGGTAAGCCAGGTGGGGGGTGATGAGTTGGCGAACCTGCCTGCCGCGAGGGTGGATCAGACGCTGCAAGGAAGAGCCTCGGGAGTGCAGGTTTCCCAGATCAGCGGGGAACCTGGCGCGGCAACGACCATCCGAATTCGGGGTGGTAATTCCATCCAGGGCAATAACGAACCCCTATGGGTGATTGATGGGATTATCGTGGGTACGGATTACAATTTGAGCAACCTCAATACCAACGACATCAAATCCATTGATATCTTAAAGGACGCCGTAGCCGTTTCAATATACGGAACTCGAGGTGCCAATGGGGTCATTTTGGTAACGACAAAAAGTGGTGCCGGGGCCCCGGGGGGGACAACTAATGTTTCGATAAACGCTTACGGTGGATTGCAGTCGATGGTCACCCAAGTCGATTTCCTCAATGGCCCGGAGCATGCGGCCTACGCCAACGAGGATGCGGCCTTTCGAAATTCGGCCCTTCCATTTGCGAATTTGGATAATGTACCTAACGTGGATTGGATTGACCAAGTGACCCAGTCCGCTCCTGTGCAAAATGTCGATGTGAGCGTTTCCGGGGTTTCCGAGAATCGCGACGTGAACTATTACATTTCAGGCAACTATTTCGATCAAAAGGGACTGGTGCGTGCTACAGGCATCGAAAAGTACGTTTTCCGTGCCAATATGGATATAAAATTGTCCGACATGTTCAAGGTCGGTTTCAGGGCCAACATTTCCAAATTACGACAGGAAAATACCAAATTCAACATCGATGCCCTGTACCTGGAAACGACCCCGACCAGAGCCATTTTTGATTCCGAAGGAAACTATACCGCCCTGGATCCAATTACCGATGGCATTACACCGAATTATGAGGCCGATATTCGGCTAAAACAAGATCACAACTTGGAGACTAATATCCTTGGCAACGTTTATCTCGAGTTCAGGCCCTGGGAAAATACGGTGTTCAGATCCACCTTCAGTCCCGAAATCAACGATTATAAGAGAAATCGATTTAATCCCGGAGCCCTGCCGGACAACCTGATTACCGATGAGGGCGGCGATGCCCGAATCGACAATTCATTGCGGGTCAGTTTTATCAATGAGAATACATTGACCTACGATACCGATATTGGTGAAAACGACCATTTGACCGTATTGGCTGGGTTTACCCTTCAGAAAACTGAATTTGAGACAAATTTTTCCCGATCTTTCGGATTATCCAATGATGTTACGGGTTTTAACAATCTGAGTTTTGGGGCCGATCCTACCCGGAACCAGCTTGGATCTGGTTATGATTCCTACCAATTGGCTTCCTGGCTGGGCAGAATCAATTATTCCCTGAACGATAAATATTTGTTCACGCTGGTTGGAAGGGTAGATGGCTCGTCGCGTTTTGCGCCGGGCAATAAGTATGCGTTTTTTCCCTCCGGAGCATTTGCGTGGAAGTTATCCGAGGAAGACTTTATCAAGGAGTTAAACGTTTTTAGCGACCTAAAACTGCGTGCCAGTTACGGTTTGTCGGGTAGTCAGGCGATACCTTCCTATAGAACTTTGGCGCTACTGGATGTGGCCAATACGACGTTCAACGGAATCGAGAATTCGGGGGTGACTTTGGGCCGTCCCGAAAATCCCGCTCTTAAATGGGAAACTACCGAGCAGCTCGATATAGGTCTTGAAATGGGCTTTTTCGACAACCGGCTTTCCCTTGAGATCGATTATTACCAAAAACAGACCAGTGACCTGTTGCTCAACGCGCAGATACCCAGACAGACCGGTTTTGTGAGCAAGCTGCAAAACATCGGTCAGGTCGAAAATAGGGGTATGGAATTCTTGGTGAACAGTATCAATGTTTCGAACGATAATTTTCGCTGGTCGACATCGCTATCCCTGTCGGCGAACCGAAACAAGGTGACCGATCTGGGAGGTGTCGATTTTATCAACTTGGTCACTCCGGCCCAGCAGGGAGGGACCGGAGCCCGGATTATTGTCGGTGAAAGTGTGCCGGTATTTACGGGAGTTCGCTATTTGGGGACTTGGAAATCACAGGCGGAAATCGATGCGGCAGGTCTTGGGGGCAATCACGACGTAGGCGGTCCTCGCTTTGAAGATACGAACGGCGACGGCGAAATTACGGAAGACGATTTTGTAGTATTGGGAAGTCCCCAGCCCGACTTTTACTTCGGAATCGGTAACACCCTATCGTACAAGAACATCGACCTTGACTTTTTCTTTCAGGGCACTTCGGGCAACGAGGTCTTCAACAGCCTGACCCAGACTGCCTATTTTGGTCGATCGGAAACTACAAAATACAAGGAGACCCTGAACCGATGGACGCCCGACAATCCCGATTCGGACATTCCGCGAGCGGGAGCCGTGGCCGCCTTGTCGGAAATCTTCAACAACTCGGTCATGATCGAGGATGCCTCCCACATAAGACTAAAAAGCCTTCGGCTGGGATATAATGTTCCCGTTGAAAAAATGGGACTAAAAGGGATCAAGGGCATCAATATCTACGCCGTGGGCACCAATCTGTTCGTACTGTCCGACTTTAGACTTAAAGATCCCGAAACCAGCCAGTTCGACGGGGATAGTGAACAGGAAAGTAATCTTACCACTGGATTTTCAAGAGGACAGTATCCCAGTTCGCGGACGATTTCGGTAGGTACCCAAATTAATTTTTGA
- a CDS encoding alkaline phosphatase PhoX — MNQQKANNSETGRRAFIKQSTLASLGFMAFAQRALYAKDTTLFTENASDYLKLVRDNQGYLDLPEGFSYKIISKAGQKMNDGFLVPGRPDAMGAFYGDTDNHVILVRNHENNPEPLEDSPFGKENELLRQIDPASLYDAGQMQKPSLGGTTTLVFNESTQEVERQHLSLAGTNRNCAGGITPWGSWLTCEEDVTTAEGSVEKDHGFVFEVPAIEQGLANPVPITGMGRFNHEAVAVDPNSGIVYETEDRHDGLIYRYIPNVKEKLLEGGRLQVLALKNRQSLDTRNWEGPLFPLNEPIEVEWLDIDDVVSPKDDLRFRGFEMGAARFARGEGMWYGENEIYFVCTNGGANKHGQIFRYRISPDEGNESTGTVPATLELFAESMDKNVLHMCDNLTIAPWGDLILCEDNGELNHLRGIKPDGTTYTFATNTSSTSEMAGAVFSPSGKTLFVNLQENGDTIAITGPWEDLS, encoded by the coding sequence ATGAATCAACAAAAGGCAAATAATAGTGAGACGGGAAGAAGGGCATTTATCAAACAATCTACCTTGGCGAGCTTGGGCTTTATGGCCTTTGCGCAACGGGCGCTCTATGCGAAAGACACGACCCTTTTTACCGAAAACGCTAGCGACTATCTGAAGCTTGTCCGTGATAATCAAGGGTATTTGGACTTGCCCGAGGGATTTTCCTATAAAATCATATCAAAAGCGGGCCAAAAAATGAACGATGGCTTCCTCGTTCCCGGAAGACCGGATGCCATGGGGGCTTTTTATGGCGATACCGATAACCACGTTATTTTGGTCAGAAACCATGAGAACAATCCTGAGCCCCTGGAAGATAGTCCGTTTGGAAAAGAAAATGAATTGCTGCGCCAAATAGATCCAGCTTCGCTATACGATGCCGGTCAAATGCAAAAGCCCAGTCTTGGAGGCACCACCACTTTGGTATTTAACGAGAGTACACAAGAAGTCGAAAGGCAACACCTTAGTTTGGCAGGCACCAATCGAAATTGTGCGGGGGGCATAACCCCATGGGGCTCCTGGCTCACTTGTGAGGAAGATGTGACTACCGCTGAGGGTAGCGTCGAAAAAGACCACGGCTTTGTGTTCGAGGTACCTGCCATCGAACAGGGCCTCGCCAACCCTGTTCCTATAACGGGCATGGGGCGCTTCAATCATGAAGCGGTGGCCGTAGACCCGAACAGCGGTATCGTTTACGAGACGGAAGACCGCCACGACGGACTCATTTATCGCTACATTCCGAATGTCAAGGAAAAGCTATTGGAGGGAGGCCGCTTACAAGTTTTGGCCTTAAAAAATCGTCAAAGCCTTGACACCCGGAATTGGGAGGGACCGCTATTTCCCCTGAATGAACCCATTGAAGTGGAATGGCTGGACATCGACGACGTGGTATCGCCCAAAGATGACCTCCGATTTCGGGGCTTTGAAATGGGAGCGGCGAGGTTCGCCCGCGGCGAAGGGATGTGGTACGGCGAAAACGAAATCTATTTTGTGTGTACCAATGGGGGGGCTAATAAGCATGGCCAGATATTCAGGTATAGAATTTCCCCGGACGAAGGCAACGAAAGTACCGGTACGGTCCCTGCCACTTTAGAGCTTTTTGCCGAGTCTATGGACAAGAACGTGCTTCATATGTGCGATAACCTTACCATTGCCCCGTGGGGCGATCTCATTCTCTGTGAAGACAATGGCGAGCTGAACCATTTAAGGGGAATTAAACCCGATGGAACCACATACACTTTTGCTACCAACACTAGTTCTACATCAGAAATGGCCGGCGCGGTATTTTCGCCTTCGGGAAAGACCCTTTTTGTAAACCTTCAGGAGAATGGCGATACCATAGCCATCACGGGGCCTTGGGAGGACCTATCCTGA
- a CDS encoding 3-keto-disaccharide hydrolase has product MKNTILFIAVVLLSTPMAWANPFAQSASTENPFLGAWALDIEGGGVGWLNVHDQRSFLDAELLWIGGSVLPVSDVYLANDNTLVVTRTNEVTKTEKGAADERKHIRTYTLRIKKSGEQLQGTMTGPSWGDVGETTQKFTGKRMPPMPDTPNLSNVEYGKPISLFNGKNLDGWRLVNPKHTNGFNVIDGELVNDPVQPKAGDHVNYGNLRTEQEFEDFNLKLEVNVPEGNNSGVYLRGMYEIQVVDSYGKEADSHNMGALYSRVSPSTTAEKPAGEWQSLDITLYDRYLTVVLNGEKIIDNEPVRGPTGGAISSDVLAPGPIILQGDHGNVSYRNIVLTPVL; this is encoded by the coding sequence ATGAAAAATACCATCCTATTTATCGCAGTCGTTCTACTTAGCACTCCCATGGCTTGGGCGAACCCTTTCGCACAATCGGCAAGTACAGAAAACCCGTTCTTGGGCGCTTGGGCCTTGGATATCGAAGGCGGCGGGGTCGGCTGGTTGAACGTGCATGACCAACGGAGCTTTCTGGATGCCGAACTACTCTGGATCGGAGGGAGCGTCCTTCCCGTGTCGGATGTGTATCTAGCGAATGACAATACCCTGGTAGTAACCCGCACCAACGAAGTGACCAAGACAGAAAAAGGAGCGGCCGACGAACGCAAACATATTCGCACCTATACGCTGCGAATCAAAAAATCAGGGGAACAACTACAGGGCACCATGACGGGCCCTTCATGGGGCGATGTCGGGGAAACTACCCAGAAATTTACCGGAAAACGCATGCCCCCGATGCCCGATACCCCCAATTTGAGTAATGTGGAATACGGAAAGCCGATATCGCTTTTTAATGGTAAAAACTTGGATGGTTGGCGACTCGTCAATCCCAAACATACAAACGGATTTAACGTAATCGACGGGGAATTGGTGAACGATCCCGTTCAACCCAAAGCCGGGGACCATGTCAATTACGGTAACTTGCGAACCGAGCAGGAATTCGAGGACTTCAACCTAAAACTGGAGGTCAATGTGCCCGAAGGCAATAACAGCGGTGTCTATCTCCGAGGAATGTACGAGATTCAAGTAGTGGACTCATACGGGAAGGAAGCCGACTCCCATAACATGGGCGCTCTCTACAGTCGGGTGTCCCCCAGTACCACTGCCGAAAAGCCCGCCGGCGAATGGCAGAGTTTAGACATCACGTTGTACGACCGTTACTTAACGGTCGTGCTCAACGGCGAAAAAATAATTGACAACGAGCCCGTGCGTGGCCCAACCGGAGGTGCAATCAGTTCCGATGTGCTCGCGCCCGGCCCCATCATCCTACAAGGGGACCATGGCAATGTTTCGTATCGTAATATTGTTTTGACCCCAGTGCTGTAG